In a genomic window of Neisseria flavescens:
- a CDS encoding polyamine aminopropyltransferase — protein sequence MNAHRTLIISVFIVASCGLAYELIIAALASYLLGDSILQFSSVIGLYLFSMGIGAHLTQYIKDKDVLHRFIEIELLVGIIGGISALALFVAFGLSAAPFRTLLYAFVLIVGMVVGMEIPLVMRVLNQKGAEFKELVSKVLTFDYLGALAVSLLFPLLLAPKLGMARSALLFGIFNAAVAYLTARVFKSELPRYHAIRTRAFIVLTALITLFAYADRISFKAEQSYFGDPVVYQSHSPYQRLVVTRWKDDTRLYINGNLQFSSRDEARYHEALVLPAMQMVPDAERVLILGGGDGLAAREVLKYPQVKNVTLVDLDPDMTATFRTSATLSALNQGSLSHPKMHVVNDDAAKWLEGSSEKFDVIIIDLPDPSNFSLGKLYSVPMYRLVARHLQPQGKIVVQSTSPYFAPNAYWSVVATLEAAKLNTAPYHVYVPSFGEWGFVLAGFDQNFPIPQKFDVPTRYLNAQTAAEMFRFPPDMARRKVEANYLNNQILVSYFESDWNNVMR from the coding sequence TGAACGCCCACCGCACCCTCATCATCTCCGTTTTTATCGTCGCCAGCTGCGGCCTCGCTTACGAGCTCATCATTGCCGCGCTCGCAAGCTATCTTTTGGGCGACAGTATTTTGCAGTTTTCCTCCGTCATCGGGCTTTATCTGTTTTCAATGGGTATCGGTGCCCACCTGACCCAATACATTAAAGATAAAGACGTGTTGCACCGCTTTATCGAAATCGAACTTCTGGTCGGCATCATCGGCGGCATTTCCGCGCTGGCATTATTTGTGGCCTTCGGTTTATCCGCCGCCCCGTTCCGCACCCTGCTCTACGCCTTCGTGCTGATTGTCGGCATGGTTGTCGGCATGGAAATTCCTTTGGTCATGCGCGTGTTAAACCAAAAAGGGGCGGAATTTAAAGAACTCGTTTCCAAAGTATTGACCTTCGACTATTTGGGCGCACTTGCCGTCTCGTTATTATTTCCACTCCTGCTCGCCCCCAAACTCGGCATGGCGCGTTCCGCCTTGTTGTTTGGCATTTTCAACGCTGCCGTCGCCTATCTGACCGCCCGTGTATTCAAATCCGAATTACCCCGCTACCATGCCATCCGTACGCGTGCGTTTATCGTATTGACCGCGCTCATTACGCTCTTCGCCTACGCCGACCGTATCTCTTTCAAAGCCGAACAAAGCTATTTCGGCGATCCCGTTGTCTATCAAAGCCATTCTCCCTACCAACGGCTGGTCGTGACACGCTGGAAAGACGACACCCGCCTCTATATCAACGGCAACCTGCAATTCTCCTCACGCGACGAAGCCCGCTACCATGAGGCACTCGTTCTGCCTGCCATGCAGATGGTTCCCGATGCCGAACGCGTCCTGATTCTCGGTGGCGGCGACGGATTGGCGGCACGCGAAGTCTTAAAATATCCGCAGGTCAAAAATGTTACTTTGGTCGATCTCGACCCCGACATGACTGCTACTTTTAGAACCTCCGCCACTTTGAGCGCACTCAACCAAGGCTCGCTGTCCCATCCCAAAATGCACGTCGTCAACGACGATGCCGCCAAATGGCTGGAAGGGTCGTCTGAAAAATTCGACGTTATCATCATCGACCTGCCCGACCCGTCCAATTTCTCGCTGGGCAAACTCTACTCCGTCCCCATGTACCGCCTCGTTGCCCGCCATCTTCAGCCGCAAGGCAAGATTGTTGTGCAATCGACTTCGCCTTATTTCGCCCCTAACGCCTATTGGTCGGTCGTTGCCACCCTCGAAGCGGCCAAGTTGAATACCGCGCCCTATCACGTTTACGTCCCTTCCTTTGGCGAATGGGGATTTGTGTTGGCAGGCTTCGACCAAAACTTCCCCATTCCGCAAAAATTCGACGTACCCACCCGCTATCTCAATGCCCAGACCGCCGCCGAAATGTTCCGTTTTCCACCCGATATGGCAAGGCGCAAGGTTGAAGCAAATTATTTGAACAACCAAATTCTCGTCAGTTATTTTGAAAGTGATTGGAACAATGTGATGCGATAG
- a CDS encoding FxsA family protein — translation MQYFGIGFLVLIFLEIMSIVWVADWLGGGWTLFVMALSFISGIFMLRHTGISGLLLAGAAVRSGQNISLYQMLWPIRYTAAAVFLLSPGFISTAVALLLLIPFKGNAAVSSTQSFQSRQTYSSAKDDEDIIEGEYTVTRTGKADKPQDYIEHKPD, via the coding sequence ATGCAGTATTTTGGAATCGGTTTTTTGGTTTTAATCTTTTTGGAAATCATGTCCATCGTCTGGGTTGCCGACTGGCTTGGTGGCGGTTGGACGCTGTTTGTGATGGCTCTCAGCTTTATCAGCGGTATCTTTATGCTGCGCCATACCGGTATCTCCGGCTTATTGCTCGCAGGCGCAGCCGTCCGCAGCGGACAAAACATTTCCCTCTATCAGATGCTGTGGCCGATTCGCTATACTGCCGCCGCGGTTTTCCTACTCAGCCCCGGCTTTATTTCAACCGCCGTTGCCCTGCTCTTGCTGATTCCGTTTAAAGGCAATGCGGCTGTTTCTTCTACGCAGTCTTTCCAAAGCCGTCAGACTTACAGCTCCGCCAAAGATGATGAAGACATTATCGAAGGCGAATATACGGTTACGCGCACCGGCAAAGCCGACAAACCGCAAGACTATATCGAACACA